Proteins encoded together in one Muntiacus reevesi chromosome 22, mMunRee1.1, whole genome shotgun sequence window:
- the RASL11B gene encoding ras-like protein family member 11B, producing the protein MRLIQNMCTIAEYPAPGSAAAADCCLGAAGRRLVKIAVVGASGVGKTALVVRFLTKRFIGDYERNAGNLYTRQVQIEGETLAIQVQDTPGIQVHENGLSCSEQLNRCIRWADAVVIVFSITDYKSYELTSQLHQHVQQLHLGTRLPVVVVANKADLLHVKQVDPQLGLQLASVLGCSFYEVSVSENDNDVYNAFHVLCKEVSHKQQPSGTPEKRRTSLIPRPKSPNMQDLKRRFKQALSAKVRTVTSV; encoded by the exons ATGCGCCTCATTCAAAACATGTGCACCATCGCCGAGTACCCCGCCCCGGGCAGCGCAGCCGCGGCCGATTGCTGCCTGGGGGCCGCGGGCCGCCGCCTGGTCAAGATTGCCGTGGTGGGCGCCAGTGGCGTGGGCAAGACTG CTCTCGTGGTCCGGTTCCTCACCAAACGATTCATCGGCGACTATGAAAGAAACGCAG gTAATCTCTATACCAGACAAGTCCAAATAGAAGGTGAAACCCTGGCTATTCAGGTTCAAGACACTCCAGGTATTCAG GTCCACGAGAACGGCCTGAGCTGCAGCGAGCAGCTGAACAGGTGCATCCGCTGGGCGGATGCCGTGGTGATCGTCTTCTCCATCACTGACTACAAAAGCTATGAGCTTACCAGCCAGCTCCACCAGCACGTGCAGCAGCTGCACCTGGGCACCCGGCTGCCCGTGGTGGTCGTGGCCAACAAGGCTGACCTGCTGCACGTCAAGCAGGTGGACCCTCAGCTCGGACTGCAGCTGGCCAGCGTGCTGGGCTGCTCCTTCTATGAGGTGTCCGTCAGCGAGAATGACAACGACGTCTACAACGCTTTCCATGTGCTGTGCAAAGAAGTGAGTCACAAGCAGCAGCCCAGCGGTACGCCAGAGAAGCGACGGACCTCCCTCATCCCTCGGCCCAAGTCCCCCAACATGCAGGACCTGAAGCGGAGGTTCAAGCAAGCCCTCTCGGCCAAAGTCAGGACTGTCACCTCCGTCTGA